In Actinomycetes bacterium, one DNA window encodes the following:
- a CDS encoding FAD-dependent oxidoreductase, producing MPAERSLPDAARVVVIGGGVGGASVAFHLAELGRTDVVLVDRSELTSGSTFHSAGLVGQLRADPTLTRMNMYSVELYRRLQQGDTPPGWVESGGIRLASSPERMEEIRRQVGWATAFGLDLQEISAAEAHDLFPLMDPAGVVGAAYLPSDGYLDPSQLCYSLANGARAKGVHVHPHTRVVGIDTERGRVTRVRTDRGDILCEVVVNCGGMFAAEIARLVDVRVPLVPMSHQYVVTEPLLPPGSAPLPTLRDPDLLVYWRQEVDGLVMGGYERDPAPWTADLRRYDAIPADFNGRLLPEDWDRFEEITANSQVRVPAMADVGLRKVINGPEAFTPDNEFVLGETEVDGFFVAAGFCAHGIAGAGGIGKVMAEWIVSGDPGLDLWHMDARRFGRQYSSPSYTLKRTIETYETYYDIVYPGHEREAGRPLRTAPAYEWHRQHGASFGEKGGWERVNHYEVNATAGDEAERPIGWAGRLWSPGVGVEHRATRETAALFDESSFAKLLVSGPDAADLLQWVCDNDVARGVGDVTYTQALNQRGGIESDVTVTRLEDDAFLVVTGTAFGSHDLSWLRRQARRRSAVVRVEDVTSSLVTYALWGPHARRVLREVTGADLSNDAQSFMTARDISVDDVPVRALRVTFAGELGWELYAPSEYGVRLWTAVWEAGQEHGLVAGGYRAIESLRLEKGYRVWSTDITPETDPWSAGLGFCVRLDKPGGFEGADALRAMKEQGPPAQRLRCLTLDEPRAVALGGEPVRVDGEVLGRVTSGGYGYTVRRSIAFGYLPAEASRPGTRIEVNVFGDWVPGEVTTQPLVDPKGERVHADG from the coding sequence GTGCCGGCCGAGCGATCGTTGCCCGACGCCGCGCGCGTCGTCGTCATCGGTGGCGGCGTCGGGGGAGCGAGCGTGGCCTTCCACCTCGCCGAGCTGGGCCGGACCGACGTCGTACTGGTCGACCGGTCCGAGCTCACGAGCGGCTCGACCTTCCACTCCGCCGGGCTGGTCGGGCAGCTGCGGGCCGACCCGACGCTGACCCGGATGAACATGTACTCCGTCGAGCTCTACCGGCGGCTGCAGCAGGGCGACACCCCGCCCGGCTGGGTCGAGTCCGGCGGCATCCGCCTCGCCTCGTCGCCCGAGCGGATGGAGGAGATCCGGCGGCAGGTGGGCTGGGCGACGGCGTTCGGGCTGGACCTGCAGGAGATCAGCGCCGCCGAGGCGCACGACCTGTTCCCGCTGATGGACCCGGCCGGCGTCGTCGGCGCGGCCTACCTGCCCAGCGACGGCTACCTCGACCCGTCCCAGCTGTGCTACTCGCTGGCCAACGGCGCCCGCGCGAAAGGCGTGCACGTCCACCCGCACACCCGGGTCGTCGGGATCGACACCGAGCGTGGCCGGGTCACCCGGGTGCGCACCGACCGGGGCGACATCCTGTGCGAGGTCGTCGTCAACTGCGGCGGCATGTTCGCCGCCGAGATCGCGCGACTGGTCGACGTGCGCGTGCCGCTGGTGCCGATGTCGCACCAGTACGTCGTCACGGAGCCGCTCCTGCCGCCGGGCAGCGCCCCCCTGCCGACGCTGCGGGACCCGGACCTGCTCGTCTACTGGCGCCAGGAGGTCGACGGCCTGGTCATGGGCGGCTACGAGCGCGACCCGGCGCCCTGGACGGCCGACCTGCGGAGGTACGACGCGATCCCGGCCGACTTCAACGGGCGCCTGCTGCCGGAGGACTGGGACCGCTTCGAGGAGATCACCGCCAACTCGCAGGTCCGGGTGCCGGCGATGGCCGACGTCGGGCTGCGCAAGGTCATCAACGGCCCCGAGGCCTTCACGCCGGACAACGAGTTCGTCCTCGGCGAGACCGAGGTGGACGGCTTCTTCGTGGCGGCCGGCTTCTGCGCGCACGGCATCGCCGGAGCCGGCGGCATCGGCAAGGTGATGGCCGAGTGGATCGTGTCCGGCGACCCGGGCTTGGACCTGTGGCACATGGACGCGCGGCGCTTCGGCCGGCAGTACAGCTCGCCGTCGTACACGCTGAAGCGGACGATCGAGACCTACGAGACCTACTACGACATCGTCTACCCCGGTCACGAGCGCGAGGCCGGCCGCCCGCTGCGCACGGCGCCGGCCTACGAGTGGCACCGTCAGCACGGCGCCTCCTTCGGTGAGAAGGGCGGCTGGGAGCGGGTCAACCACTACGAGGTCAACGCGACCGCGGGCGACGAGGCGGAGCGGCCGATCGGCTGGGCCGGCCGGCTCTGGTCGCCGGGCGTCGGCGTGGAGCACCGGGCGACCCGCGAGACGGCCGCGCTGTTCGACGAGTCGTCCTTCGCCAAGCTGCTGGTCAGCGGCCCCGATGCCGCGGACCTGCTGCAGTGGGTGTGCGACAACGACGTCGCCCGCGGGGTGGGCGACGTCACCTACACCCAGGCGCTCAACCAGCGCGGCGGCATCGAGTCCGACGTCACGGTGACCCGGCTGGAGGACGACGCCTTCCTGGTCGTCACGGGCACCGCCTTCGGGTCGCACGACCTGTCGTGGCTGCGCCGGCAGGCGCGCCGGCGCAGCGCGGTGGTGCGCGTCGAGGACGTGACGAGCAGCCTCGTGACGTACGCGCTCTGGGGTCCGCACGCCCGCCGCGTCCTGCGCGAGGTGACCGGCGCCGACCTCTCCAACGATGCGCAATCCTTCATGACCGCGCGCGACATCTCGGTCGACGACGTGCCGGTGCGGGCGCTGCGGGTGACCTTCGCCGGTGAGCTGGGGTGGGAGCTCTACGCCCCGAGCGAGTACGGCGTCCGGCTCTGGACCGCGGTCTGGGAGGCCGGCCAGGAGCACGGGCTGGTCGCCGGCGGCTACCGGGCGATCGAGAGCCTGCGGCTGGAGAAGGGCTACCGGGTCTGGAGCACCGACATCACTCCGGAGACCGACCCCTGGTCGGCCGGGCTGGGCTTCTGCGTCAGGCTCGACAAGCCGGGCGGCTTCGAGGGTGCCGACGCGCTGCGCGCGATGAAGGAGCAGGGGCCGCCGGCGCAGCGGCTGCGCTGCCTCACCCTCGACGAACCACGGGCGGTCGCCCTGGGCGGCGAGCCGGTGCGTGTCGACGGCGAGGTGCTCGGCCGCGTCACGTCGGGCGGATACGGCTACACGGTGCGGCGCTCGATCGCGTTCGGCTACCTGCCGGCCGAGGCGTCCAGGCCCGGCACCCGGATCGAGGTCAACGTCTTCGGCGACTGGGTGCCCGGCGAGGTGACGACGCAGCCGCTGGTCGACCCGAAGGGCGAGCGGGTCCACGCCGACGGCTGA
- a CDS encoding spermidine/putrescine ABC transporter substrate-binding protein gives MRVDGGRARPSRRAVLGSTALAALWVAAGCSGDDPDDADGAAGRTASPSPDQPSGTAAAITWANWPDYIDVADDDPEQRPTLEAFTDQTGIQVDYREDINDNQEFVDGIEGDLAKRRPVGYDVMALTSWMSARLVRAGQVQRLDRSLIPNSANLVAALSEPDWDPGRDFSMPWQAGLTGIAYDARRVERAIGSVSELIERSDLAGRVGFLTEFSDTVGMVVLASGGNPTDLVTRDVEDAVDRIGELQETGQVSSFYGNDFVRGLRTGEIAACLAWSGDVLQMQLENPNIKFVVPEEGLMIWSDDMLVPRASTKGAAVAKLVDYYYDPKVAAKVAAWVNYICPVEGAQEEMQRIDPDLALSPLIFPDASVLDRSYQFQSLAEDDDVRLRKAFSALTEA, from the coding sequence GTGCGGGTGGACGGCGGGCGAGCACGGCCGAGCCGGCGCGCCGTCCTGGGCAGCACCGCCCTCGCGGCCCTGTGGGTGGCGGCCGGCTGCTCCGGTGACGACCCAGACGACGCCGACGGCGCCGCAGGCCGGACGGCCAGCCCCTCCCCGGACCAGCCCTCCGGCACGGCGGCAGCGATCACCTGGGCCAACTGGCCCGACTACATCGACGTCGCGGACGACGACCCCGAGCAGCGCCCCACGCTCGAGGCGTTCACCGACCAGACCGGCATCCAGGTCGACTACCGCGAGGACATCAACGACAACCAGGAGTTCGTCGACGGCATCGAGGGCGACCTGGCGAAGCGCCGGCCGGTGGGCTACGACGTGATGGCCCTGACCTCGTGGATGTCAGCCCGGCTGGTTCGGGCCGGCCAGGTGCAACGCCTGGACCGGTCGCTGATCCCCAACTCGGCCAACCTGGTGGCCGCGCTGTCCGAGCCCGACTGGGACCCCGGCCGGGACTTCTCCATGCCGTGGCAGGCCGGGCTGACCGGCATCGCCTACGACGCGCGCCGGGTCGAGCGGGCCATCGGCAGCGTCTCCGAGCTGATCGAGCGCTCCGACCTGGCCGGCCGGGTGGGCTTCCTCACCGAGTTCAGCGACACCGTCGGCATGGTCGTCCTCGCCTCCGGCGGCAACCCGACCGACCTGGTCACCCGCGACGTCGAGGACGCGGTCGACCGGATCGGCGAACTGCAGGAGACCGGGCAGGTGTCGAGCTTCTACGGCAACGACTTCGTCCGCGGCCTGCGCACCGGCGAGATCGCCGCCTGCCTGGCCTGGTCCGGCGACGTGCTGCAGATGCAGCTCGAGAACCCGAACATCAAGTTCGTGGTGCCCGAGGAGGGCCTGATGATCTGGTCGGACGACATGCTCGTGCCGCGGGCCTCGACCAAGGGCGCCGCGGTCGCCAAGCTCGTCGACTACTACTACGACCCGAAGGTCGCCGCCAAGGTCGCCGCCTGGGTCAACTACATCTGCCCGGTCGAGGGCGCCCAGGAGGAGATGCAGCGCATCGACCCCGACCTCGCCCTCAGCCCGCTGATCTTCCCGGACGCCTCGGTGCTCGACCGCAGCTACCAGTTCCAGTCGCTGGCCGAGGACGACGACGTACGGCTGCGCAAAGCGTTCTCCGCCCTGACCGAGGCCTGA